Proteins from a single region of Clostridia bacterium:
- a CDS encoding PDZ domain-containing protein, which translates to MKKRFGILTMIVVIILAAATTMAITAGYMRAKYDKVSENLQAQERAFTKMAEINKLLRERYIGDIDETALNNGMATGVIGGLGDAYAKYYSVEDYARYKKEQQGKVVGIGISVVEDESGYMRVVRVVKGSPAADEGMKVGDVIVSISGEDAAEMGFVNACAALAGEEGTAAEFTVQRPNMTRKINYTVKRDVISVPSVEYEVIAGDVGYIRIYTFDATTLDGFNDAVDTLCERGVGAFVFDVRRNSNGDVDVAAQVLDTLLPEGTIMSRAYADSEEPEVVTSDDASLDMPMAVIMDENTASAAELFACALSDYNKATTVGETTFGKGTIQQMFPLSDRSAVSISVAYFYPPFSSNFEGVGVEPHIRVTLSAEQQAKFYDMDKQDDPQLIAAVETLGRSF; encoded by the coding sequence ATGAAAAAGAGATTCGGAATACTGACGATGATCGTTGTCATTATCCTCGCGGCCGCCACAACGATGGCGATAACCGCGGGATATATGCGCGCGAAATACGATAAGGTCAGCGAGAACCTGCAGGCGCAGGAGAGGGCATTCACGAAGATGGCAGAGATCAACAAGCTTCTCCGCGAGCGCTACATCGGGGATATCGACGAAACCGCGCTGAACAACGGGATGGCGACCGGCGTGATAGGCGGCCTCGGCGACGCCTACGCAAAGTACTACTCGGTCGAGGATTACGCCCGCTACAAGAAGGAACAGCAGGGAAAGGTCGTCGGCATAGGTATCAGCGTAGTTGAGGACGAGAGCGGCTATATGCGCGTCGTTCGCGTAGTCAAGGGCTCGCCCGCGGCTGATGAAGGCATGAAGGTCGGCGACGTGATAGTTTCGATTTCGGGTGAAGACGCCGCCGAAATGGGCTTCGTCAACGCCTGCGCGGCGCTTGCCGGCGAGGAGGGTACCGCAGCGGAGTTCACCGTCCAGCGCCCGAATATGACCAGAAAGATAAACTACACCGTCAAGCGCGACGTCATATCCGTTCCGTCTGTCGAATACGAGGTTATCGCGGGCGACGTCGGATATATCAGGATATACACCTTTGACGCCACGACGCTCGACGGTTTCAACGACGCTGTCGACACGCTCTGCGAGCGCGGAGTCGGCGCGTTCGTCTTCGACGTGCGCCGCAACTCCAACGGCGATGTTGACGTTGCCGCGCAGGTGCTTGACACGCTGCTGCCGGAGGGCACGATAATGTCGAGAGCTTACGCTGATTCGGAGGAGCCGGAGGTCGTAACCAGCGACGACGCTTCGCTCGATATGCCGATGGCGGTCATTATGGATGAGAACACCGCATCCGCGGCGGAGCTCTTCGCTTGTGCGCTTTCGGACTACAACAAGGCGACGACAGTCGGGGAAACTACGTTCGGAAAGGGTACGATCCAGCAGATGTTCCCGCTGAGCGACCGCTCTGCGGTCTCCATCTCCGTGGCGTACTTCTACCCGCCGTTCAGCAGTAATTTCGAGGGCGTCGGTGTCGAGCCGCATATCAGAGTGACGCTTTCCGCCGAACAGCAGGCTAAGTTCTACGATATGGATAAGCAGGACGATCCGCAGCTTATCGCGGCGGTCGAAACGCTCGGCAGAAGCTTCTGA